One genomic segment of Clostridium saccharoperbutylacetonicum N1-4(HMT) includes these proteins:
- a CDS encoding pentapeptide repeat-containing protein — MNESEDKFLKETVEPILEKYKNEVLLKILDNEENLKNQVSKALENISEVAQGKENYKVKYIEFSLLQIGFLNEKYEVTAIAYDDNWYVGESIWEVFTIDYIFEDLKDIKAKLFQDIKKYVGKIRAFYIEQYILKQLPTYNMYFSYFLIKWLKQWDEEKAFGKMPKGETLQMTWGEYKNYSQKIFYHDSRPKKEERFRELIQKGKQEETVFSSWTSLKLDKLKIESIDISCMNLKESELKNIFFLSSMSVGLNLKKAFLRNCYFRKCDLGASDFTESHLEDVVFENCILRNNCFKDAKFKNVYLSDGKKFKNILREEDLWG; from the coding sequence ATGAATGAATCTGAGGATAAGTTTTTAAAAGAAACAGTTGAGCCGATTTTAGAAAAGTATAAAAACGAAGTTTTATTAAAGATTTTGGATAATGAAGAAAATTTAAAAAATCAAGTATCTAAGGCGTTAGAAAATATATCAGAAGTGGCACAAGGGAAAGAGAATTATAAAGTTAAATATATAGAATTTTCTTTGCTTCAAATTGGATTTTTAAATGAAAAATATGAAGTGACAGCTATAGCTTATGATGATAATTGGTATGTAGGAGAAAGCATATGGGAAGTATTTACTATAGATTATATTTTTGAAGATTTAAAGGATATTAAAGCAAAGTTATTTCAAGATATTAAAAAGTATGTTGGGAAAATAAGAGCTTTTTATATTGAACAATATATTTTGAAGCAGTTACCAACTTATAATATGTATTTCTCATATTTCTTAATAAAATGGTTAAAACAATGGGATGAAGAAAAAGCATTTGGGAAAATGCCAAAGGGAGAAACTCTTCAGATGACTTGGGGAGAGTATAAAAATTACTCTCAAAAAATATTTTACCATGATAGTAGGCCTAAAAAAGAAGAGCGATTCAGAGAATTAATTCAAAAAGGAAAGCAAGAAGAAACAGTTTTTTCAAGTTGGACAAGCTTAAAGTTAGATAAACTGAAAATTGAAAGTATTGATATAAGTTGTATGAACTTGAAAGAAAGTGAATTGAAAAATATTTTTTTCTTATCTTCAATGTCAGTGGGATTAAACTTAAAAAAAGCATTTTTAAGAAACTGCTACTTTAGAAAATGTGATTTAGGAGCAAGTGATTTTACAGAAAGTCATTTGGAAGATGTTGTTTTTGAAAATTGCATTTTAAGAAATAATTGCTTTAAAGATGCAAAGTTTAAAAATGTATATTTGAGTGATGGCAAGAAATTTAAAAATATTTTAAGGGAAGAAGATTTATGGGGGTAA
- a CDS encoding leucine-rich repeat domain-containing protein → MKVAFEDTQFENDIRKNINKLEGDITEDDLINLTELSIGHYSDEQYITSIEGIQYCENLKKLELIEIGIRDISLLKNLKKLEYLDLSNNYIKDINEIRDLNLIEYLNLSYNPIENVDVIEKLPNLKHLNLFETQAKVPKIMNPTEILSIGILNNCMDLEFLTKYDNVKEIFAPKWIDDFNTIKKYIKYVDAIEKLYLYNSKIRTLNSLEGFINLKTLDLSANSIADITGLKYLTNLVELDLSINKISDISFISHLEKLEKLSLDSNLIHDISALENLKNLKELRLMECGIKDISALKYLVNLEKLYLDYNKITDISSIENLSKLQVLWIDGNKINNQEILKKLNVEELIY, encoded by the coding sequence ATGAAAGTAGCATTTGAAGATACACAATTTGAGAATGATATAAGAAAAAATATTAATAAGTTGGAAGGAGATATCACTGAAGATGATTTAATTAATCTTACTGAATTAAGTATTGGGCACTATAGTGATGAACAATATATTACGAGTATAGAAGGAATACAATATTGTGAAAATCTTAAAAAGTTAGAGTTAATAGAAATTGGTATAAGAGATATTTCATTATTGAAAAATTTAAAAAAGTTAGAGTATCTTGACTTAAGCAATAACTATATAAAAGATATTAATGAGATTCGAGATCTGAATCTAATAGAATACCTAAATTTATCGTATAACCCAATTGAAAATGTAGATGTAATTGAAAAGTTACCAAATTTGAAGCATTTAAATTTATTTGAGACACAAGCAAAAGTTCCTAAAATAATGAATCCTACAGAAATATTATCTATAGGAATTCTTAATAATTGTATGGATTTAGAATTTCTTACTAAGTATGATAATGTTAAAGAGATTTTCGCTCCAAAGTGGATAGATGATTTCAATACTATTAAAAAATATATTAAATACGTTGATGCAATAGAGAAATTATATTTGTATAATAGTAAAATAAGAACTTTAAATTCTTTGGAAGGTTTTATAAATTTAAAAACATTGGATTTATCTGCAAATAGTATTGCGGATATTACAGGACTAAAATATTTAACAAATTTAGTTGAACTTGATTTAAGTATAAATAAAATTAGTGATATTTCGTTTATTAGCCACTTGGAAAAACTTGAAAAGTTATCATTAGATTCAAATTTAATTCACGATATTAGTGCTTTAGAAAATCTTAAAAATTTAAAAGAGTTAAGATTAATGGAATGTGGAATAAAAGATATTTCAGCATTGAAGTATCTAGTGAATTTGGAAAAATTATATTTAGACTATAATAAAATTACTGATATAAGTAGCATTGAAAATTTATCTAAATTGCAAGTATTATGGATAGATGGGAATAAAATAAATAATCAAGAGATTCTTAAGAAACTAAATGTAGAAGAACTTATTTATTAA